In Variovorax paradoxus, a single genomic region encodes these proteins:
- a CDS encoding peptidase domain-containing ABC transporter, with protein sequence MIKFLLPSQLVADTPDEPGASPYAGALHEAFRAAYPLVKGAAWRSLPISLFGLLPSIFLLQVYDRVLSRSGTSTLAALVSGIFFFLCIEFWLRTRRSRLLRNAGAIIDHGVSGALLNSMLARPLRALESRPASSWQLYFRDVGSVRGTVTGGLAQSIFDLPMAIFALIVIGIVALPVLPVVAVFLAIMSFLAWWWADEVRTGRVEEVQRGRGLDRVTSEICHARETLKTQANDGPTIEMWRQTYNAWLTESFSKNGQIETARDGTTVLLTVFSVIVVTVGAVSVMEQWMTVGGLVASNMLALKALQPVAGLVSNWRSLATAKEAAKRLETVLREPVEKPPTGMELPQPLGRVTLRDVSFSFTQNAQQPVLENVDLDIGPGGLHVIVGRNGAGKSTLVKLVSGLYTPTRGTVNIGEYDLSQFGREELSRWISYLSQEVYWFGGALVDVMRRGAPGQSDEQIVAACKLSGAHDFISRLPDGYRTVVGEGGTGFSVGERRKLALAMSFLRKPSVLVLDEPSNDLDFQSERNLLATMLAVAKVRTVVVVTHSLRIVSAATVVYHVTGQGNVEQGSAAVMVPKLFGVKKPLVAVGDSEDSAGAAATRSMA encoded by the coding sequence ATGATCAAGTTCCTCTTGCCCAGCCAACTGGTTGCCGACACGCCAGACGAACCTGGTGCCAGCCCCTATGCGGGTGCGCTGCATGAAGCGTTTCGCGCGGCCTATCCGCTGGTCAAGGGCGCGGCATGGCGCTCGCTCCCCATCAGCCTGTTCGGGCTGCTGCCTTCGATCTTCCTGCTGCAGGTGTACGACCGCGTGCTGTCGCGCAGCGGCACATCGACGCTCGCCGCGCTGGTGAGCGGCATCTTCTTCTTCCTGTGCATCGAATTCTGGCTGCGCACGCGGCGCTCGCGCCTGCTGCGCAACGCGGGCGCCATCATCGACCACGGCGTGTCGGGCGCCTTGCTGAACTCGATGCTCGCGCGCCCGCTGCGCGCATTGGAGTCGCGGCCCGCGTCGTCGTGGCAGCTGTACTTCCGCGACGTGGGTTCGGTGCGCGGCACCGTCACCGGCGGGCTCGCACAGTCGATCTTCGACCTGCCGATGGCCATCTTCGCGCTGATCGTGATCGGCATCGTCGCGCTGCCGGTGCTGCCGGTGGTGGCCGTGTTCCTGGCCATCATGTCTTTCCTGGCGTGGTGGTGGGCCGACGAAGTGCGCACCGGCCGCGTGGAAGAAGTGCAGCGCGGCCGCGGGCTGGACCGCGTCACCTCGGAGATCTGCCATGCGCGCGAGACGCTCAAGACGCAGGCCAACGACGGTCCCACCATCGAGATGTGGCGCCAGACCTACAACGCGTGGCTCACCGAGAGCTTCAGCAAGAACGGCCAGATCGAGACCGCGCGCGACGGCACCACCGTGCTGCTCACCGTGTTCTCCGTCATCGTCGTCACCGTGGGCGCGGTGTCGGTCATGGAGCAATGGATGACGGTGGGCGGCCTTGTCGCTTCCAACATGCTGGCCCTGAAGGCGCTGCAGCCGGTGGCCGGGCTGGTGTCGAACTGGCGCTCGCTGGCCACCGCGAAGGAAGCCGCCAAGCGGCTCGAGACCGTGCTGCGCGAGCCGGTCGAGAAGCCGCCCACGGGCATGGAGCTGCCGCAGCCGCTGGGCCGCGTCACGCTGCGCGACGTGAGCTTCAGCTTCACGCAGAACGCACAGCAGCCGGTGCTGGAAAACGTCGACCTCGACATCGGTCCCGGCGGCCTGCACGTGATCGTCGGGCGCAACGGCGCGGGCAAGTCGACGCTGGTGAAGCTGGTGTCGGGCCTGTACACGCCCACGCGCGGCACGGTGAACATCGGCGAATACGACCTCTCGCAGTTCGGCCGCGAAGAGCTGTCGCGCTGGATCAGCTATCTGTCGCAAGAGGTCTACTGGTTCGGCGGCGCGCTGGTCGACGTGATGCGCCGCGGCGCGCCGGGCCAGAGCGACGAGCAGATCGTCGCGGCCTGCAAGCTCTCGGGCGCGCACGACTTCATCTCGCGCCTGCCCGACGGCTACCGCACCGTGGTGGGCGAGGGCGGCACCGGCTTCTCCGTGGGCGAGCGACGCAAGCTCGCGCTGGCCATGAGCTTCCTGCGCAAGCCCTCGGTGCTGGTGCTCGACGAGCCCAGCAACGACCTCGACTTCCAGAGCGAGCGCAACCTGCTCGCCACCATGCTGGCGGTGGCCAAGGTGCGCACCGTGGTGGTGGTCACGCATTCGCTGCGCATCGTCTCGGCGGCCACCGTGGTCTATCACGTGACCGGGCAGGGCAACGTCGAACAGGGCTCCGCGGCGGTGATGGTGCCCAAGCTGTTCGGCGTGAAGAAGCCGCTGGTGGCGGTGGGCGACAGCGAAGACAGCGCGGGGGCCGCGGCCACCCGCTCCATGGCGTGA
- a CDS encoding LysR substrate-binding domain-containing protein, protein MKNPTDLRQDFVRNVQLRHLRCLVAVAQERHLARAAERLALSQPAVSKTLSELEAIVGTRLVERSKAGRRGVQGLTAAGEQLLAHALRVLEALDASAQAVAPAAGGRIERLRIGALPSVAPALLPQALARLRDGWPQVQIVVKSAANAALLDELRAGELDLVVGRMSDPRLMGGLSFELLHTEPLVFAVRAGHPLALKAASVQAVLGYPLVVYGEGTIPRHNTESFLSARGLVLPTNALQTLDVAVARALVAVSDAVWITPLGAARGELADGRLVQLRIETAGTEEPVGLLQRSDAEPSALRAAMAVLLREAAREQGAVPPKARRKPRAGGSG, encoded by the coding sequence TTGAAAAACCCCACCGATCTTCGCCAGGACTTCGTGCGCAACGTGCAGCTGCGCCATCTGCGCTGCCTCGTGGCCGTGGCGCAGGAGCGGCATCTTGCGCGCGCGGCCGAGCGGCTGGCGCTGAGCCAGCCGGCGGTGTCGAAGACGCTGTCCGAGCTCGAGGCCATCGTCGGCACCCGGCTGGTGGAGCGCAGCAAGGCCGGCCGGCGCGGCGTGCAGGGGCTCACGGCGGCCGGCGAGCAGCTGCTGGCGCACGCGCTGCGCGTGCTCGAGGCGCTCGATGCCAGCGCGCAGGCGGTGGCGCCGGCGGCGGGCGGGCGCATCGAGCGGCTGCGCATCGGCGCGTTGCCCAGCGTGGCGCCGGCGTTGCTGCCGCAGGCGCTGGCGCGCCTGCGCGACGGCTGGCCGCAGGTGCAGATCGTGGTGAAGAGCGCCGCCAACGCGGCCCTGCTCGACGAGCTGCGCGCGGGCGAGCTCGACCTGGTGGTCGGCCGCATGAGCGATCCGCGGCTGATGGGCGGCCTGAGCTTCGAGCTGCTGCACACCGAGCCGCTGGTGTTCGCGGTGCGGGCGGGGCATCCGCTCGCGCTGAAGGCGGCGTCGGTGCAGGCGGTGCTGGGCTATCCGCTGGTGGTGTACGGCGAGGGCACGATCCCGCGCCACAACACCGAGAGCTTCCTGTCGGCACGCGGCCTCGTGCTGCCGACCAACGCGCTGCAGACGCTCGACGTGGCGGTGGCGCGCGCGCTGGTGGCGGTGTCCGACGCGGTGTGGATCACGCCGCTGGGCGCCGCGCGTGGCGAACTGGCCGACGGGCGGCTGGTGCAACTGCGCATCGAGACGGCGGGCACCGAGGAGCCGGTCGGTTTGCTGCAGCGCAGCGATGCCGAGCCCTCGGCCTTGCGCGCCGCGATGGCCGTGCTGCTGCGGGAGGCGGCCAGGGAGCAGGGGGCGGTGCCGCCGAAGGCCAGGCGCAAGCCCCGGGCCGGCGGTTCCGGCTAG
- a CDS encoding DUF1841 family protein — protein sequence MFNPSQEDVRRFFCDVYAKHRQGLPMEALETIAAGWIDQHPEYHEDLADADAAVARVYDGSNGRENPFLHLSMHLSISEQCSIDQPRGIRQAVELLAARRGSLLHAHHEAMDCLGQMMWESQRAGRPPDGEGYVACVQRRATKD from the coding sequence ATGTTCAATCCCTCCCAGGAAGACGTGCGCCGCTTCTTCTGCGACGTGTACGCCAAGCACCGGCAGGGCTTGCCGATGGAAGCGCTCGAGACCATCGCCGCCGGCTGGATCGACCAGCACCCCGAGTACCACGAAGACCTGGCCGACGCCGACGCGGCGGTCGCGCGGGTCTACGACGGATCGAACGGGCGCGAGAACCCGTTCCTTCATCTGTCGATGCACCTGTCGATCAGCGAGCAATGCTCCATCGACCAGCCGCGCGGCATTCGCCAGGCCGTCGAGTTGCTGGCCGCGCGCCGCGGTTCGCTGCTGCATGCGCACCACGAGGCGATGGATTGCCTTGGCCAGATGATGTGGGAGAGCCAGCGCGCCGGCCGGCCGCCGGACGGCGAAGGCTACGTCGCCTGCGTGCAGCGCCGCGCGACGAAGGACTGA
- the pal gene encoding peptidoglycan-associated lipoprotein Pal, translating to MKKNFRILAIVALGATLVGCAAPKTGRDDATYYYSNKAASAVPKVEPAPPPAVQNGPEGVSKIVYFDFDKYNIKSEYVKIVEAHASYMRNRTSSRVVIEGNTDQRGGREYNLALGQRRADAVQRALTQLGVPAERIEAISWGTEKPASLATTEEGYQLNRRAEFSYR from the coding sequence ATGAAAAAGAATTTCCGGATACTGGCCATCGTCGCTCTCGGGGCAACCCTGGTTGGCTGCGCGGCTCCCAAGACTGGCCGCGACGACGCGACCTACTACTACTCGAACAAGGCCGCGAGCGCGGTGCCGAAGGTGGAGCCCGCCCCGCCGCCGGCGGTGCAGAACGGCCCGGAGGGCGTCTCCAAGATCGTCTACTTCGACTTCGACAAATACAACATCAAGTCCGAGTACGTGAAGATCGTCGAGGCGCACGCGAGCTACATGCGCAACCGGACGTCGAGCCGGGTCGTCATCGAAGGCAACACCGACCAGCGCGGCGGCCGCGAATACAACCTGGCCCTCGGCCAGCGCCGCGCCGACGCCGTGCAACGCGCCCTCACGCAACTGGGCGTGCCGGCCGAGCGCATCGAAGCCATCAGCTGGGGCACGGAGAAACCCGCGTCGCTCGCAACCACCGAGGAGGGCTATCAGCTCAATCGCCGCGCCGAATTCAGCTACCGCTGA
- the pcaH gene encoding protocatechuate 3,4-dioxygenase subunit beta, producing MLTKTKGSSPILTPRDWEAHPSYVYPGYKSTVKRGPQKPLIPLKASLGELQQPVYGHDSIGEFDHDLTRNARKNGEPLGERMILTGRVLDDRRRPVANTLVELWQANASGRYVHKVDQHDAPLDPNFLGAGRCLTDSEGRYRFLTIKPGAYPWGNHPNAWRPQHIHLSLFGQSFASRLVTQMYFPGDPLLQYDPMVTGTPERYRNRLIADFSLDITEEGYALGYQFDIVLRGADETPFENR from the coding sequence ATGTTGACCAAGACCAAGGGCTCTTCGCCCATCCTCACCCCGCGCGACTGGGAAGCCCACCCCAGCTACGTGTACCCCGGCTACAAGTCCACCGTGAAGCGCGGCCCGCAGAAGCCGCTGATTCCGCTGAAGGCCTCGCTCGGCGAGTTGCAGCAGCCGGTGTACGGCCACGACAGCATTGGCGAGTTCGACCACGACCTCACGCGCAACGCGCGCAAGAACGGCGAGCCGCTGGGCGAACGCATGATCCTCACGGGCCGCGTGCTCGACGACCGCCGCCGCCCGGTGGCCAACACGCTGGTCGAACTGTGGCAGGCCAACGCCTCGGGCCGCTACGTGCACAAGGTCGACCAGCACGATGCGCCGCTGGACCCCAACTTCCTGGGCGCTGGCCGCTGCCTGACCGACAGCGAAGGCCGCTACCGCTTCCTCACCATCAAGCCCGGCGCCTACCCCTGGGGCAACCATCCGAACGCCTGGCGTCCGCAGCACATCCACCTGTCGCTGTTCGGCCAGAGCTTCGCGAGCCGCCTGGTCACACAGATGTACTTCCCCGGCGACCCGCTGCTGCAGTACGACCCGATGGTCACCGGCACGCCCGAGCGCTACCGCAACCGCCTGATCGCCGACTTCAGCCTCGACATCACCGAAGAAGGCTACGCACTGGGCTACCAGTTCGACATCGTGCTGCGCGGCGCCGACGAAACGCCGTTCGAAAACCGCTGA
- a CDS encoding Mur ligase family protein, translating into MMSFQDQLHACHERLVSVCAALPAPYPAFTLFFSVSDGSQRAHVVHARAADFETAWREGADSVGRWVRERGIVSPWLRIDWVEGASPMEWVQFKTQLTAVKRNYFRLGLAFDQDFELAFTEQELNANAMLCGDSTIAHSVVNPRNFEVYGLARFERAPPLDMPPEQPVYLLAMVGVFCQPDGVVHKLVGTGLDAGRRQLPALNPQSVLDLVRSGSSYLARQVQSDGLFVYGYFPCFDRRIPTYDAMRHASAVYAMLEAWELTRDETLRAAIDRAVDHLTSWLIRDYTLADGRAAAFLVDTGGEIKLGGNAACVLALVKYCELMDTRHWLPLIDKLALGIASLQDPATGRFNHVLHATDLTVKQASRVIYYDGEAVYGLMRLYSLTRDPQWLAVVEKAFDYFIAGQHWQSHDHWLSCCVNELTHWSPQEKYFRFGLQNVAGYLDFVLDRKTTFPTLLELMLAAQQMLQRLEGMPAMRHLLDELDTEKFYRALDYRAHYLLNGFFWPEMAMYFRRPSTVVGSFFIRHHSFRVRIDDVEQYVSGFAAYHRYLLERRSLAAANGTGGAPGNGARDDGPAWTASEMARVTGGEWVVRPEDGWRASGVTQRSFMRKGRVVFDHQTRPSKVPLAAVTLKGVLQPAAAVLCTDPKPHLDKRVPVLKVQNVLQSVLLLGDHARCEFTGRVCGVLGSGAGSGTVTAMLAGALTVWGEVAQPEGNISLPSGIAWNMTCMPRHAAYWVMEMGASHMPASAQLVRPSLVVVTGLSAASQKHRGPSEAAARLDSRIFQSMSPGDSVVLNRDMPEFATFAEAAMTQQLQIVTYGEHKDADVRLLAFDHGEVQALVAGEPFQLRLNAPGRHMGASAIAALAALQALRLPLAAAVEPFAHFEPPGGRGALHTIHIGGGSFKLIDETYDANPSSMRAALEMLSQAPCEPARRVAILGDMQELGPAAQRHHLDLEAELLASQPDRVLLCGPLMRALHTRIRTKVRSHWFVDVSDLSTALGGLLQPGDWVLAKSSAGIGLSRLARVLKALP; encoded by the coding sequence ATGATGTCTTTCCAGGATCAGCTCCACGCCTGCCATGAACGCCTGGTGTCGGTGTGCGCGGCATTGCCCGCCCCGTACCCGGCGTTCACGCTGTTCTTCTCGGTCAGCGACGGCTCGCAGCGTGCCCACGTGGTGCATGCGCGCGCCGCCGACTTCGAGACGGCATGGCGCGAAGGCGCGGACTCCGTCGGGCGCTGGGTGCGCGAGCGCGGCATCGTGTCGCCGTGGCTGCGCATCGACTGGGTCGAAGGCGCCAGCCCCATGGAGTGGGTGCAGTTCAAGACCCAGCTCACCGCGGTCAAGCGCAACTACTTTCGCCTGGGCCTGGCCTTCGACCAGGACTTCGAGCTCGCTTTCACCGAGCAGGAGCTCAATGCCAACGCCATGCTGTGCGGCGATTCGACCATCGCGCACTCGGTGGTGAACCCGCGCAACTTCGAGGTCTACGGCCTGGCCCGCTTCGAGCGCGCGCCGCCGCTGGACATGCCCCCCGAGCAGCCGGTCTACCTGCTGGCGATGGTGGGCGTGTTCTGCCAGCCCGACGGCGTGGTGCACAAGCTCGTCGGCACGGGGCTCGACGCGGGCCGCCGGCAGCTGCCGGCGCTCAACCCGCAGTCGGTGCTCGACCTCGTGCGCAGCGGCTCGTCGTACCTTGCTCGCCAGGTGCAGAGCGATGGCCTGTTCGTGTACGGCTACTTCCCGTGCTTCGACCGCCGCATTCCGACCTACGACGCCATGCGCCACGCGAGCGCGGTCTACGCCATGCTCGAGGCATGGGAGCTCACGCGCGACGAGACCCTGCGCGCGGCCATCGACCGCGCGGTCGATCACCTCACCAGCTGGCTGATCCGCGACTACACGCTGGCCGACGGACGCGCGGCGGCTTTCCTGGTCGACACCGGCGGCGAGATCAAGCTGGGCGGCAACGCGGCCTGCGTGCTCGCGCTGGTGAAGTACTGCGAGCTGATGGACACGCGCCACTGGCTGCCGCTGATCGACAAGCTCGCGCTCGGCATCGCGTCGCTGCAAGACCCGGCCACCGGCCGCTTCAACCACGTGCTGCATGCGACCGACCTCACGGTCAAGCAGGCATCGCGCGTCATCTACTACGACGGCGAGGCGGTCTACGGCCTGATGCGCCTGTACAGCCTCACGCGCGATCCGCAATGGCTGGCCGTGGTCGAGAAGGCCTTCGACTATTTCATCGCGGGCCAGCACTGGCAGTCGCACGACCACTGGCTCAGCTGCTGCGTCAACGAACTCACGCACTGGAGCCCGCAGGAAAAGTACTTCCGCTTCGGGCTGCAGAACGTGGCCGGGTACCTGGACTTCGTGCTCGACCGCAAGACCACGTTTCCGACGCTGCTGGAGCTCATGCTGGCCGCGCAGCAGATGCTGCAGCGGCTCGAAGGCATGCCCGCGATGCGGCACCTGCTCGACGAGCTGGACACCGAGAAGTTCTACCGCGCGCTCGACTACCGCGCGCACTACCTGCTCAACGGCTTCTTCTGGCCCGAGATGGCGATGTACTTCCGCCGGCCTTCGACCGTGGTCGGTTCCTTCTTCATCCGGCATCACTCGTTCCGCGTGCGCATCGACGATGTCGAGCAGTACGTGTCGGGCTTCGCGGCCTATCACCGCTACCTGCTGGAGCGCCGCTCACTGGCCGCGGCCAACGGCACGGGCGGTGCGCCAGGCAACGGAGCGCGCGACGACGGCCCGGCCTGGACCGCCAGCGAGATGGCGCGCGTCACCGGCGGCGAGTGGGTCGTCAGGCCCGAGGACGGCTGGCGCGCCAGCGGCGTGACGCAGCGCTCCTTCATGCGCAAGGGCCGCGTGGTGTTCGACCACCAGACGCGCCCGTCGAAGGTGCCGCTCGCGGCGGTCACGCTCAAGGGCGTGCTGCAGCCGGCAGCCGCCGTGCTGTGCACCGACCCCAAGCCGCACCTGGACAAGCGCGTGCCGGTGCTGAAGGTGCAGAACGTGCTGCAGTCGGTGCTGCTGCTGGGCGACCATGCGCGCTGCGAGTTCACCGGCCGCGTGTGCGGCGTGCTCGGCAGCGGTGCCGGCAGCGGCACCGTCACGGCCATGCTGGCCGGCGCGCTCACCGTGTGGGGCGAAGTCGCGCAGCCTGAAGGCAACATCAGCCTGCCTTCAGGCATCGCCTGGAACATGACCTGCATGCCCCGGCACGCGGCCTATTGGGTGATGGAGATGGGCGCCTCCCACATGCCGGCCTCGGCGCAACTGGTGCGGCCCTCGCTCGTGGTCGTGACGGGGCTGTCGGCCGCGTCGCAGAAACACCGCGGCCCTTCGGAGGCCGCCGCGCGGCTGGACAGCCGCATCTTCCAATCGATGAGCCCCGGCGACAGCGTGGTGCTGAACCGCGACATGCCCGAGTTCGCGACCTTCGCCGAAGCCGCGATGACGCAGCAGCTGCAGATCGTGACCTATGGCGAGCACAAGGACGCCGACGTGCGCCTGCTCGCCTTCGACCACGGCGAAGTGCAGGCGCTGGTGGCGGGCGAGCCCTTCCAGCTGCGGCTCAATGCGCCGGGCCGCCACATGGGCGCGAGCGCCATCGCCGCGCTCGCAGCGCTGCAGGCGCTGCGTCTGCCGCTGGCCGCGGCGGTCGAGCCCTTCGCGCACTTCGAGCCGCCGGGCGGGCGCGGCGCGCTGCACACCATTCACATCGGCGGCGGCAGCTTCAAGCTGATCGACGAGACCTACGACGCCAACCCGAGCTCGATGCGCGCGGCGCTGGAGATGCTGTCGCAGGCGCCCTGCGAGCCGGCCCGCCGCGTGGCGATCCTCGGCGACATGCAGGAGCTGGGCCCCGCGGCGCAGCGCCATCACCTCGACCTGGAGGCCGAACTGCTGGCCTCGCAGCCCGATCGCGTGCTGCTGTGCGGCCCGCTGATGCGGGCGCTGCACACGCGCATTCGCACCAAGGTCCGTTCGCACTGGTTCGTCGACGTTTCCGATCTGTCGACCGCGCTCGGAGGCCTCCTGCAACCAGGCGACTGGGTGCTGGCCAAGAGCTCGGCGGGCATCGGTCTTTCCCGGCTTGCCCGGGTCTTGAAAGCACTGCCATGA
- the pcaG gene encoding protocatechuate 3,4-dioxygenase subunit alpha, which produces MLMTAQEADFGQTPSQTVGPYFAYGLTATQYGYDFDQPFDAVLALDKASGQRIRLEGRVIDGDGNPINDALVEISQPDGEGRYPQTPEEARAIGFRAFGRVGTGTTEGNRFVFHTVKPGAESPGEAPHINVIVLMRGLLLHAFTRVYFSDEAPANAKDAVFNSVPAERRQTLVAERVEHGGAVTYRFDIRMQGADETAFFDI; this is translated from the coding sequence ATGCTGATGACCGCACAGGAAGCCGACTTCGGCCAGACCCCCTCGCAGACCGTGGGCCCCTACTTCGCCTACGGCCTCACCGCCACGCAGTACGGCTACGACTTCGACCAGCCCTTCGACGCGGTGCTCGCGCTCGACAAGGCCTCCGGCCAGCGCATCCGCCTCGAAGGCCGCGTGATCGACGGCGACGGCAACCCGATCAACGACGCGCTGGTCGAGATCAGCCAGCCCGACGGCGAGGGCCGCTATCCGCAGACGCCCGAAGAAGCACGCGCCATTGGCTTTCGCGCCTTCGGCCGCGTCGGCACCGGCACTACCGAAGGCAACCGCTTCGTGTTCCACACCGTCAAGCCCGGCGCCGAGTCACCCGGCGAAGCACCGCACATCAACGTGATCGTGCTGATGCGCGGCCTGCTGCTGCATGCTTTCACGCGCGTGTACTTCAGCGACGAGGCGCCGGCCAACGCGAAGGACGCCGTGTTCAACAGCGTGCCCGCCGAGCGCCGCCAGACGCTGGTCGCCGAGCGCGTGGAGCACGGCGGTGCCGTGACCTACCGCTTCGACATCCGCATGCAGGGCGCGGACGAGACGGCCTTCTTCGACATCTGA
- a CDS encoding GNAT family N-acetyltransferase — MAFVEPVTLKARDLALVPLSLEHEDGLRAAAADGELWKLRVTSVPEPENTRAYIETALKTPDRFAFAVTEAASGKVLGTSSFHDILPTVKRVEIGYTWYAAHCQRTHVNTTCKLLLLTHAFDVLGCNTVGWRTDNFNFASQRAIERLGAKKDGVIRGHAMRRDGTIRDTVMYSLRAGEWPEVKAQLLYLLDKPRG, encoded by the coding sequence ATGGCGTTCGTCGAACCTGTCACGCTGAAGGCCCGCGACCTCGCGCTGGTGCCGCTGTCGCTCGAACACGAAGACGGCCTGCGCGCCGCGGCCGCCGACGGCGAGCTGTGGAAGCTGCGCGTCACCTCCGTGCCCGAGCCCGAGAACACGCGCGCCTACATCGAGACCGCGCTGAAGACGCCCGACCGCTTCGCCTTCGCGGTGACCGAGGCCGCCAGCGGCAAGGTGCTGGGCACCAGCAGCTTCCACGACATCCTGCCGACGGTGAAGCGCGTGGAGATCGGCTACACGTGGTACGCCGCGCACTGCCAGCGCACCCACGTCAACACCACCTGCAAGCTGCTGCTGCTCACGCATGCCTTCGACGTGCTGGGCTGCAACACCGTGGGCTGGCGCACCGACAACTTCAACTTCGCGTCGCAGCGCGCCATCGAGCGTCTGGGCGCGAAGAAAGACGGCGTGATCCGCGGCCATGCGATGCGCCGCGACGGCACCATCCGCGACACCGTCATGTACAGCCTGCGCGCGGGCGAATGGCCCGAGGTCAAGGCACAGCTGCTGTACCTGCTCGACAAGCCGCGCGGCTGA
- a CDS encoding AAA family ATPase encodes MKFQGSDNYVATQDLMLAVNAAITLKRPLLVKGEPGTGKTMLAEEVAQSLGLPLLQWHIKSTTKAQQGLYEYDAVSRLRDSQLKDLDGGERVSDINNYIVKGVLWQAFTADQPVALLIDEIDKADIEFPNDLLREIDRMEFYCYETRELIRAKHRPVVFITSNNEKELPDAFLRRCFFHYIKFPDAETMKHIVAVHFPGLKQELLTAAMKTFYDVRNLPGLKKKPSTSELLDWLKLLVAEDIPLEALQSKDDKVAVPPLVGALLKNEQDVTLFEKLVFMQRNNR; translated from the coding sequence ATGAAATTCCAGGGCTCCGACAACTACGTCGCCACGCAAGACCTGATGCTCGCCGTCAACGCGGCCATCACCCTCAAGCGCCCGCTGCTCGTCAAGGGCGAGCCCGGCACGGGCAAGACCATGCTGGCCGAGGAAGTGGCCCAGTCGCTGGGCCTGCCGCTGCTGCAGTGGCACATCAAGTCGACCACCAAGGCACAGCAGGGCCTGTACGAATACGACGCCGTGAGCCGCCTGCGCGACTCGCAGCTCAAGGACCTGGACGGCGGCGAACGCGTCAGCGACATCAACAACTACATCGTCAAGGGCGTGCTCTGGCAGGCCTTCACGGCCGACCAGCCGGTGGCGCTGCTGATCGACGAGATCGACAAGGCCGACATCGAATTCCCGAACGACCTGCTGCGCGAAATCGACCGCATGGAGTTCTACTGCTACGAGACGCGCGAGCTCATCCGCGCCAAGCACCGGCCCGTGGTGTTCATCACCTCGAACAACGAGAAGGAACTGCCCGACGCCTTCCTGCGCCGCTGCTTCTTCCACTACATCAAGTTCCCCGACGCGGAGACGATGAAGCACATCGTCGCGGTGCACTTCCCCGGCCTCAAGCAGGAGCTGCTCACCGCCGCGATGAAGACCTTCTACGACGTGCGCAATCTGCCCGGCCTGAAGAAGAAGCCCTCCACTTCCGAGCTGCTCGACTGGCTCAAGCTGCTGGTGGCCGAAGACATTCCGCTCGAGGCGCTGCAGAGCAAGGACGACAAGGTCGCCGTGCCGCCGCTGGTGGGCGCGCTGCTCAAGAACGAACAGGACGTGACGCTCTTCGAGAAGCTCGTCTTCATGCAACGCAACAACCGCTGA
- a CDS encoding c-type cytochrome, with protein sequence MNKLLTTMFALAVACVTVSAEAQQVTGKAQDGAKKVAMCVGCHGIIGYQASFPEIHKVPMIAGQSATYITAALTAYKGGDRKHPTMRAIADTLTEQDIADLAAYYSQLGLKDGGAPPATLAKATPANVEALITRNADNSCTKCHGANFNTPNDGTVPKLAGQHADYLFVALKSYRVKNNPHLGRSNAVMGQQVEEKKFTTAELKTLATYISSLPGELKTVPESRIHHGAE encoded by the coding sequence ATGAACAAGTTGTTGACCACGATGTTTGCCCTTGCTGTCGCTTGCGTGACGGTCTCGGCTGAAGCCCAACAAGTCACTGGCAAGGCCCAGGACGGAGCAAAGAAGGTAGCCATGTGCGTGGGCTGCCACGGCATCATCGGCTACCAGGCCAGCTTCCCGGAGATTCACAAGGTGCCGATGATCGCTGGCCAGAGCGCCACCTACATCACGGCCGCGCTCACCGCGTACAAGGGCGGCGACCGCAAGCACCCCACCATGCGTGCCATTGCCGACACGCTCACCGAACAAGATATCGCCGACCTCGCGGCCTACTACAGCCAGCTCGGCCTGAAGGACGGCGGCGCACCGCCCGCCACGCTGGCCAAGGCCACGCCCGCCAACGTCGAGGCGCTCATCACCCGCAACGCCGACAACAGCTGCACCAAGTGCCACGGCGCCAACTTCAACACGCCCAACGACGGCACCGTGCCCAAGCTGGCCGGCCAGCATGCCGACTACCTGTTCGTCGCGCTCAAGTCGTACCGCGTGAAGAACAATCCGCACCTCGGCCGCTCGAACGCGGTGATGGGCCAGCAGGTCGAAGAGAAGAAGTTCACCACGGCCGAGCTCAAGACGCTGGCCACCTACATCAGCTCGCTGCCTGGCGAACTGAAGACCGTGCCCGAGTCGCGCATCCACCACGGCGCCGAATAA